The following is a genomic window from Methanocaldococcus sp..
TTTCAGAAATTTCAGTAACTTCTTGTTCTTCTACTTTGGTTTCAGTAACTTCTATTCTTTTTGTACATGGATGTTCTTTCTCTTTTAAGAATTTAATTAATTCATCAGTATTAGAAACATCTTCTTCGGTAGCAATTTTATCATATAAATCTTTTGGTATAGCCTCTTTTACTCTTTCCTTTAACTCTTTTGGTAGCCATACAATTCTTTCCCATCCCTCATCTCCTTGCAAAAACTTTGGAGACATCATGTAGGCAATAGAAACTCCTAAAAATCCTGGAACTTGTTTACCTCCACTACATTGTCCTGCAAGAGATGAAAATGGAAGCCCTACTGGGGTTTCTCCTTTGAATCTTCTATGGACTACACCAAATCCATCTACTTCTGGAATATAGAATACAACAGCTTCAAAACAACCACAGGATGTACAAGGATTAACTAAGGCACTATGTAGAGATACTTCCTCAATAGCACCTTGTGATTTCTCTTTAACAACTTCATTAACTCCTGAATATACTCCCAATTTTTCATCTATTAACTCTCCCTTAGGAACTTCAAAAATTGGTCCATTAGGATCTATCTTTGATGCTGCTCTTGCATCTAAATAATTAATTCCTCCACATAAAGCAGGCCTATCAGGAGTTATAATACAGACATGAGTTGGAGCAAAACTCTGACACATTATACAACCATAAAATACATCTACATCCTCATCTCTTATAGATTTTGTTTTTTCATCTCTTTTTTTATAAATTTCTCTGGCTTTTTCTAACTCTTCCTTAACTTTCTCGGCATCTGTTATTAATATTACATCACATTTTTCTATAAATGGAAACTCTGCCTTAAACAATCTTTGAATAACATATCCTATATGTTTTAATCTTAAACCTTTATTAAATGAATCTTTATTTATCCTAATCCAAATCTGGTCTCTTTGGTTTAGGTGCATAACTCCTTCTATGTAGTTTATAAATTCATGAACCCTTCTTTCTAAAACACCTTCTAAATCCTCTTCTAAATTACTTCCACTAACTTTAATAATTATTGCAAAAGGATATCTACCTTTTTCTTCCATCTCATCTAAATCTTTTCCAACAACTTCTACTTTATCTTCTACATTTTCTACAACTTTAACCAATTCAAAACCATAACTCTTAGGTCCTGCTAATTCAACATACATATCTGGGCTTCTAACTCTCTCCCCTTCATTCATCGGTCCTACGGATACTGGAATACCATCAAACATAATTTCACCCATTTTATTTTTTAAATTTCATTTTCATCTTTTTTTCTTAAAATTTCAAATATTTTTTTTCTTTTTTCGTCTTTTAACATGTCAAGTGTTTCATCTGATACTAACATTAAAGCGTTATCTTTACAAACCTCTATACAGGCAGGAGTTATTCTATCAACATCTAAACAAAGTGTGCATTTGTGAGCCACCTTATTTTTTATAAATATTGCTCCAATAGGACATGCAATTGCACACATTCCACAGGCAATACATTTTTCTTTATTTACTATTGGAATATTTTCTTTAAGATAAATAGCATCTACTGGACAAATTTCCATACATGGGGCTTTTTCACACTGCATACAGAATAAAGGGACTCCATTAACTTTTCTTATTCTACTTTCTCCATGAATTTCTTTACATTTATTAATACAATCATAACATTTTGTGCATTTTTCAGGATTTAAAACAATTATTTTGGGATTCATCTTATCCCTCCAACAGTTTTTTTAAATAATCTATATATTCATCATTACTAAGATTTGGAAATGAATACAAAGTGTTTGGTTGATAATATTTGTCTATGGAAACTGTTACTATATTTGAAAACTGTTTTAAGTGTGTAACTGCTTGAGCCAAATAGTAGTAAGTTATCCCAGTAAATAATGCCAAGTCATAATTGCTATTTGCTAAAAATTTCATTATAGCCATTAAATTCATTTCCTCAGGTGTTTTAATTACTTTTAAATTATATTTCTCAATAAATTTATCAATAAGTTCCATTTCATCTTTGCTGAGATTTTCTCCTAAGATTAGAATAGGTTTTTTAGATCTCTTAATCATCATTTTTACAAGAGTGGGAGTAGTTATCTCAGCATGAGCCATATTACTTCCAGCAGTTGGAATGTAAGGAACAAACCTTTCATCCATTATCTCACCAATAGAAAAATTTTAAAAATTTAAAGTATCGTTGGGTTTTTAGGATATTTCTCAAATGGTTTCCATCCTTTTTCTTCTAAATAATTCATTATTTTGTCTTTCATCATAAATGGAATGTCTTTTTCAGTTCTGACAAATTTCTCTAAGTCAGGAGGCATTCTTCCAAAGTATTTCTCGTAGAGATCTACATAATGATAAATCTTATTAGCCCTACCTTTTGGAGTATCATTAGGTCTCATACACAACTTTGGAATCATACAGATACATTCTTTGTAATTTTCAGCAGTTACAATTAAATGTTCAGGAACTGGATCTATTTCCACTATTTCTCCAGTGGTTTTATCTTTAACTTTAAACTTCTCTCCATTGCTTAGATACAGCCTCCTATATTTAGCCCCATGAGGTCCTACAATTACAGGAATTCCCCATCTATTAACTCCTGTTGCTATTGCCGCGGCTTTTTGACTCATAGCCCCCCACGCAACTCCAACAGCTCCAACCTTGTTTAATATATAGTCGGCAACCTCAGCATAGTTTCCTCTTAATGGAACCTTAGCAAAGATGTTGGCTATTTTTATAGCCGCTCCAGTAATGTGACAGTTTGATAAACAGGAACCGCAATTTACCAATCCTCCTGCCCTAAATTCTCCAGGATATTTTTCATACAATGTCTTTCCATCCTTATCTTTCCACATTCCTATGGCCATTGCCGCACATCCTGTTGCTACAACTATATACTTTCTCTCTAAGAATTCCTTAGCCATTAAAGCAACTTCTTCCTCTCCATTTGGATGATTTGAACATCCAACGAATGCAACAACTCCTGGAATATCCCCAAATACAATTGGAGCTCCAACACTTCTAATTTCTACATCTTTAATTGGTCCTCTACCCGCTCTCATTCTGAATTTTAGATCTTTATAATATGCCTCTCCAACCTTTGTAGTCATACTAACTATTGGTAAATTTCTTTCACAGATAGTTTCACATCTACCACAGCCATAACATTTTTTATATAAATCAATGAATCCTTCAAAATTTCCATGTTTTGCTAAAACCATTGCCTCTTTAACATTAAATGCATTAGGACAGTTTCTATTACACCAACCACACTCAGTGCATTGTTTTGCCAATTCGATAACTTCATTTAAATCTGGCAATGTTTTTCTGTTCTTTCTCTCCTTGGCAACTAATTTAGCAACTTCAACTGCAACTTTACCAACTTTTTCTTCATCCAATATTAAACCAGCCCTATTTCTTATCAGATAACTAATAATTTCATCTTCACTTAAATGGGATATATCCTCTAAACCTAAGCACATTTTTTCGTTTGTTGCTATCAACACAGCTCCAGTTTTTAAAACCTCCTCTAATATATCTGTTCTAATACACTGTTCATCTATTACGACAACATCTGCAACTCCACATCTTACAAACATTAATTGCCTTGATAATGGTCCAACAATTTTTGGCTTTTCAGAAACTCTTGTAATATCTATGGCTGTACAGCAAATTCCACAAACTTCTATTTCATCCTCTAAATTATTCTCTTCTAAATATTCTAATATGTAACTTCCAGGAACTACATTATGCCCAATACATAAAATTACTGGCTTATTCTTATCTATGCAACCAAATCCCAATTCAATTAAAGGAGCATCCTCATTTCCTTTTGGCATGTTATATGCCACTATTTGTGCAATATCGCCTGCTTCTCTTGCTAAGTCATCAATCATTCCTGCATGTAACGCTTTACTTTCAAAATCTAAATAATCTCCTTCCTGTCCAGTATGTGCCGCTGATAAGAGGTGAGTTATTTGCTCTTCACAATAATCTAAAATTTTTTCTAAATCTCCTAAGGTCTTTGGTCTAATTCCAGTAACTGTTCTTGCTATTGGGGCCTCAACTTCTATTTCATTACTTAAGTTTATTGGATAATCTCTTCCTAATGTTTCAATTAGGTGATGAACTAAATGTCTACTATGTCCTGTATGACACGCTGCTCCAATACAACAAGCTATTAAAACAATCCTTCCCTGTTGAGCCTTTATATTTAAACCACAAGCTCCCTTTTTTCCTTTACTTAAATCACACTTTCCAAAGGTACAGAGACAACACAAATCACAAATTGGCATATAAAACGGAGGATACCTATCTAATAATTTAAAATCCCAATGTCTTAATGTAGGGATTTTTGGCATTGGTGTAGGTCCCATTGGCTCCCAATTATCATCTTCCTCAGTATTTTCTCCAAATTTTATAGTTCCAGAGATTTTAACATTTTTTAACTTTAATAATTGAGAAGTCATTGATTTTATATCCCCTTCAAATCTCACGATATCACCATAACTCATACCCAAATTTATCATTATTAATCATTAACGATTTTAATTGTATTTAATTCTATATGTTTCATATAAATACCTT
Proteins encoded in this region:
- the cdhC gene encoding CO dehydrogenase/CO-methylating acetyl-CoA synthase complex subunit beta; this encodes MFDGIPVSVGPMNEGERVRSPDMYVELAGPKSYGFELVKVVENVEDKVEVVGKDLDEMEEKGRYPFAIIIKVSGSNLEEDLEGVLERRVHEFINYIEGVMHLNQRDQIWIRINKDSFNKGLRLKHIGYVIQRLFKAEFPFIEKCDVILITDAEKVKEELEKAREIYKKRDEKTKSIRDEDVDVFYGCIMCQSFAPTHVCIITPDRPALCGGINYLDARAASKIDPNGPIFEVPKGELIDEKLGVYSGVNEVVKEKSQGAIEEVSLHSALVNPCTSCGCFEAVVFYIPEVDGFGVVHRRFKGETPVGLPFSSLAGQCSGGKQVPGFLGVSIAYMMSPKFLQGDEGWERIVWLPKELKERVKEAIPKDLYDKIATEEDVSNTDELIKFLKEKEHPCTKRIEVTETKVEEQEVTEISETEDTEENKEVESIGIPTMTLPGTFAGLPPGIKIVLYNAVIKAEKIVITKENFEKKKNK
- a CDS encoding 4Fe-4S dicluster domain-containing protein, which translates into the protein MNPKIIVLNPEKCTKCYDCINKCKEIHGESRIRKVNGVPLFCMQCEKAPCMEICPVDAIYLKENIPIVNKEKCIACGMCAIACPIGAIFIKNKVAHKCTLCLDVDRITPACIEVCKDNALMLVSDETLDMLKDEKRKKIFEILRKKDENEI
- the cdhB gene encoding CO dehydrogenase/acetyl-CoA synthase complex subunit epsilon, translating into MDERFVPYIPTAGSNMAHAEITTPTLVKMMIKRSKKPILILGENLSKDEMELIDKFIEKYNLKVIKTPEEMNLMAIMKFLANSNYDLALFTGITYYYLAQAVTHLKQFSNIVTVSIDKYYQPNTLYSFPNLSNDEYIDYLKKLLEG